The following coding sequences are from one Arthrobacter crystallopoietes window:
- a CDS encoding GNAT family N-acetyltransferase: MEIRPYAETDAAATLSLFLAAVTETASAHYSAEQIAAWARPVERDVAQWNLARKSRNTYVATIGGEVAGFSDVGDDGYIDMMFVAPRFGRRGVAGALLTHLHGIAVGAGASELYTNASITARPFFEQHGFAVVAEQHPVTLGVAMTNYRMVLPL, translated from the coding sequence ATGGAGATCCGCCCCTACGCCGAAACCGATGCCGCAGCGACGCTGAGCCTGTTCCTGGCGGCGGTGACGGAGACCGCTTCAGCGCACTACTCAGCGGAGCAGATCGCGGCATGGGCGCGGCCAGTTGAACGGGATGTCGCCCAATGGAACTTGGCCAGGAAGTCGCGCAATACCTACGTGGCCACCATCGGGGGCGAGGTTGCCGGCTTCTCCGACGTCGGAGACGATGGCTACATCGACATGATGTTTGTCGCCCCCAGGTTCGGTCGACGCGGTGTCGCCGGCGCCCTCCTGACGCATCTCCACGGCATCGCAGTAGGAGCCGGCGCATCCGAGCTGTATACCAATGCGAGCATCACGGCCCGGCCGTTCTTCGAGCAGCATGGTTTCGCCGTGGTCGCGGAGCAGCACCCCGTCACACTCGGCGTAGCGATGACCAACTACAGG
- the ppk2 gene encoding polyphosphate kinase 2 codes for MTQDGKHWSIENQGWVRENLREAIDQLVKLGYSVRGGQGEDPELIDPGGSAVETWRDDYPYDERMSREEYELEKYRLQVELLKFQYWSQDHDRKHVIVFEGRDAAGKGGTIKRFAEHLNPRAARTVALGKPSDREQGQWYFQRYIHHLPTAGEIVLFDRSWYNRANVERVMEFCSAEEYETFMDQAPVFERMLVDSGIHLTKFWFSVTRHEQRTRFAIRQIDPVRRWKLSPMDLASLDRWEDYTQAKEDTFLRTDTDHAPWITIKSNDKKRARVNAMRFFLNQFDYEDKDSSVVYEPDPLIVRRGREAVGD; via the coding sequence ATGACTCAGGACGGCAAACATTGGTCGATTGAGAATCAAGGCTGGGTCAGGGAGAACCTGCGTGAGGCCATCGACCAGCTGGTGAAGCTGGGTTACTCGGTCAGGGGCGGGCAGGGTGAGGACCCGGAGCTGATTGATCCTGGTGGTTCGGCCGTGGAGACGTGGCGGGATGACTACCCGTACGACGAACGGATGTCCCGGGAGGAATACGAGCTGGAGAAATACCGGTTGCAGGTGGAACTGCTGAAGTTCCAGTACTGGAGCCAGGACCATGACCGTAAGCACGTGATCGTTTTCGAAGGCCGCGACGCGGCGGGCAAGGGCGGGACGATCAAGCGCTTCGCCGAGCATCTGAATCCTCGGGCCGCCCGGACGGTGGCGCTGGGAAAACCCTCGGACCGTGAACAGGGCCAGTGGTATTTCCAGCGCTACATCCACCACCTGCCCACGGCCGGCGAGATCGTGCTGTTCGACCGCTCCTGGTACAACCGGGCCAACGTGGAGCGTGTGATGGAGTTCTGCAGTGCTGAGGAGTACGAGACCTTCATGGACCAGGCGCCGGTCTTCGAACGGATGCTGGTGGACTCCGGAATCCACCTCACCAAGTTCTGGTTCTCGGTGACGCGGCACGAACAACGTACCCGTTTCGCGATCCGCCAGATCGACCCGGTGCGCCGCTGGAAGCTCTCGCCGATGGACCTTGCCTCCCTGGACCGGTGGGAGGACTACACCCAGGCGAAGGAAGACACGTTCCTGCGCACCGATACGGACCACGCCCCGTGGATCACCATCAAGTCCAATGACAAGAAGCGGGCGCGGGTTAACGCGATGCGCTTTTTCCTCAACCAGTTCGACTACGAGGACAAGGACAGCTCCGTGGTTTACGAGCCGGATCCGCTGATTGTGCGCCGCGGCCGCGAGGCAGTAGGCGACTGA